One window of the Cryptomeria japonica chromosome 7, Sugi_1.0, whole genome shotgun sequence genome contains the following:
- the LOC131045196 gene encoding uncharacterized protein LOC131045196, giving the protein MAAHTMLFLKCVLSPFRYSVLSKYSSFSSSKLSDVISSSRPRTDAEEYCRRKIAMTQFLLNECGFSESQALAIGRRNEDLFKIISIRTAQQAVQLLRDSGFAEDQVRKIVFSHPKIMQLKVDSQLKPKIEFMKALGFTGCDLGHILSRATGLFTCNLEQNLSPKIPLLVGIFGSKLSLWKTLKRYPRLLTCNMDNLKPKIDILKQSGMQGELLLYVIKLRPTLILRSEEALKLEIEYVRNLGILEGSKAFANALVAVDSSGLENFENKLKHMATLGLLENEILQIVRSTSSTLSCSIDKIKKNMDFLKNTAGIPPNILVLYPRLLTFSIENRIQPRHKVIEFLRETEPSRLPRNLAKVYALSEQRFSDKFLMGSPEAAKLFGKYKGKSVDLAIS; this is encoded by the coding sequence ATGGCCGCCCATACAATGCTATTCCTCAAATGCGTTCTCTCACCATTCAGGTACTCTGTTCTCTCAAAATATTCCTCCTTCTCTAGCTCAAAATTGTCTGATGTCATATCCTCAAGTAGACCACGAACAGATGCAGAAGAATATTGCAGACGAAAAATTGCTATGACCCAGTTCTTGCTCAATGAATGTGGGTTTTCTGAGTCCCAAGCTTTAGCGATTGGTAGGAGGAACGAAGATTTGTTCAAAATTATATCCATCCGCACAGCCCAGCAGGCAGTCCAGCTCCTCAGAGACTCGGGTTTCGCTGAAGACCAGGTAAGGAAAATCGTTTTCTCACACCCAAAAATTATGCAGCTCAAAGTGGATAGTCAGTTAAAGCCCAAGATTGAGTTCATGAAGGCATTAGGTTTTACTGGTTGTGACCTGGGACACATCTTAAGTCGAGCAACTGGTTTGTTCACTTGCAATTTGGAACAAAACCTAAGCCCTAAAATTCCCTTGCTTGTAGGCATATTTGGTTCAAAGCTTAGTCTGTGGAAAACTCTCAAACGGTATCCTAGACTTTTGACGTGTAATATGGACAATTTGAAACCTAAAATAGATATTTTAAAGCAATCAGGTATGCAAGGTGAACTTCTTTTATATGTAATCAAGTTAAGGCCCACTTTAATTTTGCGCAGTGAAGAGGCGCTGAAATTGGAGATTGAATATGTGAGAAACCTAGGTATTTTGGAGGGATCCAAAGCATTTGCAAACGCCCTTGTAGCGGTTGATAGTTCTgggcttgaaaattttgaaaataaattaaaacatatggCAACGCTCGGTCTTTTGGAGAATGAGATCCTGCAGATTGTAAGAAGTACTTCTAGTACGCTCAGTTGTAGCATTGATAAGATAAAGAAAAACATGGATTTCTTGAAAAATACTGCTGGCATTCCGCCAAACATTTTGGTTTTGTATCCTCGTCTTTTAACTTTTAGCATAGAGAATAGGATTCAACCACGACATAAGGTAATTGAATTTTTAAGGGAAACAGAACCATCCAGACTTCCCAGAAACCTTGCTAAAGTTTATGCACTAAGTGAACAAAGATTTTCTGACAAGTTTCTGATGGGCAGTCCTGAGGCAGCAAAGTTGTTTGGAAAGTATAAGGGTAAGTCTGTTGATCTTGCCATCAGCTGA